TCTACTGGAACCAATTCGCAAGCTTTAGAATCGCAGGAGAATACACAGAGGAATCCTTCAAAGCTGCATATTTGTCTTGACTCATCTTGTGCTATATGAAACAGATTAAAGAACACCAAATATGCGGATGACACCTTTGTATTTGCTGTTTACAAAACCTCGTCGCTGTACGACAATACACACCGAATATCAACGTCAAAAAGGCAAAACTCTCTTGGAAATTCAATGAGATCGTACGTTTTCTCTGTCCAGTTTCAAGGAATTCAGTCCAGACAAAGATCTGAGTGGTTTTATAGACGAATACTCAAGATCAgccaaaatatttggaaaaagacCTAATACTTGACCTTGATGGCAATATTCGTTAAGAATCAGGCACCGTAAGAGGAATAAAGTGATAATCCTGAAGGTACACTGTTAACCACGATGTAGAGGAAGAGGTCAGGAAGCTAAATGAAGAAGACGGCGACTAGAGAAAGGGGAAAAGTCTTTAGCTTTGCAGCTGTTGACTATAATCCCAAGACTATCTGCAGGCCAATTTCGGGATATCCTGGTACTGAAGTACGGCCGTACCATCAGCTTGGAGAAGTGCTAGCTCAAGGCGCTGAATATGAGTAGCAGAATTGGGGTTTTCTGAGATTTCTGAAGAGGTCTCACTGCGAATTCCATAGGCCAGGAAAAAGGCGCGAGATCTTAGGCTAGAATTTGTAAAAATCGTAATAAAGGAATCGATCTAACGACATATTCAAATTTCGATGGTCTAGAATCTGCGAGAATGATTATAAGCGTTGGTATCATACAACTTGCAAAGACTATCGGCGCGGTTACTACCAAATTGAGACGGTAAACTGACACTAACCGATAAATTGTCGTCTAATTTGTTAACCAGCTTCCTACGTTGCCAGATGAAGGTCCAAGCGGCGATGACGGCTAATTGCGTCGATAAGAAAACGGTCGCCGCCACGATAAGTCCAGCCAAGTTTATACAGAAACCTCCTTCGTTTTGAATATAAACGGCTTCGCTGTCGGACGTTTTGTTGGCGTTTTTATCGAAACCGAATTTATCCGTGATCTGTATGGATTGCACCAATAATAAATCTTCTTGGGCCGAAGTTGTCGAACGACGTCTCCGGCGTTTACCGTACGAAATGACGGAACGTAGTTCGCCGTTCGGTTCTTCTTCGTCGCATTGAACGGGCTCGCAGGTCGGCATGCAAGGAGTCACTAAAGCTCTGAATTGTACCACTTCCGACGAAGGGAATTTGAATGCGTCGAAATGAGAAAGCAAAATCTggaaatgtaaaataaatatgtttatccCGACGATAAGGTGACGGTATGGTTTTTACTTACTTTTCCCGTAGATGCGGATTTGTAGATGGGTCCCATGATGAAATGATCGGTGGGGCAACCGTCGGCGtcgattaaaataatttcgCTCGAATCTACGCCGTCCATGGCAACTAATTCTCTAACGAAAATTTCGTACGGACTGTTTTTGTCCATGATTTCGAATTTTAGCGCCAAAGGATCTCCCACTTCGGCCGATTGCATGATATCTTCTCCGTTTCGGTTGGTTATTTTCATCGCCACGTTCGGGGAATCGACGGTTACCTCTTCGGAAAGCGCTGGAAACAAAACacgaaaaaatttgaacaaatacttCATAATAGGAAATATACACCCCGTAAATTGTATGATAAACAACGctttcatctttttttattatttcccgCTGTATGGGATCCACACACGGACACTTCGACtctttcttctctttttctatCTGCACTtggttaaaattttatgtttcccGCCTTTTGGGAGGTCATATACAACTATAACTCGATAAAtataagtttcgacgagatgtaggttATATAAGCAGCTAAGCGTAGTGTAAAAATGTTTTGTCCCGCTCCTGTCGTAACGTTTGATTATTGATTTAGTTGGTTTGCATTTTACGAacgaaaaatggaaaaaagataaaaaaaaattacgctggacaataattttttgtccTACGAAAActtgtatcaaattttgaatgtactatGACCTATGATTCTCCATACACATAAAGAAAACTGTCCGGGTTATTAGAACAAACGTAATTTCGTTAAACAACAAGTAAATGAGGTCAGAAAAGCTGTCAAAAATAGACGTGACTGAAacaagttattaatttttttaaggaaagtaaaataaaaaggatatttaaCAAACTATCTTTTCCCAAGATGACATTCTTTGAGTTTGAGGATCTTATgtgtttaaattaatatttttgaagaaaaaaattagaatccCCCCTCCCTTATTTGATATGTTACTGATGTTTGCTTGAAAATAAGGGACTTAAGCGGTGTTGCCTCAAGTATTAATGCAAACGGCGTAGCTAACGCCATCTATAAATAGAAGTTCGTGTGACAAAGATAGTGTtcataatgaatgaaaaatactaatattattgTGACAATATTCtttctcgttcgagacactttatcaatactgcgcatgcttgagaatgcgcagaaccaagctggaacctcggaggttAGAGAAATcgttccttagtcggaacagcttctaATTATAGAAAGTTTGACAAGTGACATATTGTTGTGTCTAAAACAACGAACCCCGTGTATTTAATAGACCACACAACATATTAAGGCTTCcttattttacaattatttaataaaaaaagatttataatcattaaaattcGTATTAGtcttatatttattatgaaaatacttgatttatcagtattttttttatttaaaaaaaaaacgtggaTACTAGAAGTAATTCAAGTTCAAAATGGCGTCAAATCTCTGAACTGTCtccgattttcctgaaaatttagaattgaaCTCATTTCACCCTCCATATCAAGATCTACATGGTCGCAAGGtgttcaaattgtttttaagggaagaaaaccaccccttatcgaaaaatatcaaaattatagttttttctacattttttcaattcaaatatttttcgttcATACAgtataaatatcttaacatattgtataatagaaaatttatatattttgaagtatcaacccttaaaaatctttaaaaactacccttctgatgaaaataatatgggaaaaaatattttaacgatttaaaacattgcaaattcatttttactgtgaaaatttcatagcttttcaataaaatttaattggttattgatttttattattcaacccttgaaaactacccctttgcagagaattaaataaaaataaaatcaaatgactgccaacttttagattttgcattattttaagtattaaagtttcttgtctctaattgaagtaatttttaattgtctatacCATGTCAACCCTTAAGAATCACccctttgataaaaataaaaattttctaatgactgttaatgttttgattttgaattctttcgGTATTTTCCAAACACGAAGTGATTTTTCATTCTCTACACCCTAATACCCCTTAAAAACCACCCCTTTACCAATATTATAAGTATATCATCTCTTGGTACTCTCAAATGTACCTACAGGCAACTTAacatcaacagaaaaaatttgggcgccaaaatttgaaactttttcataacctataattaaaaaaaaatttcaaatttttattttttatgtaactccgTTAATTTTGAAGATGTCACatcctacaaaaaaccattttaaaggtaattttcaggACTACCCGACTATGTATGGTAGAAGGGTTTGAAATCCTTcagattttattaataaagggtcaaagggctgCGGATAAGCAAACCTCGCAAtatagtgacagattaatttggttataactccgtcaatttttatgttacaaaaaaaataaacatagcaaaataatcgtcataaaaaatgctttaattaaatgctgtttatttgtttttgtatctctcatacttatggagaaaaaatgagcaaaaaattttttttttaaaatcgaaaaaaaagtattatttaatgctcatttttttcaaaattaggcATTTTTAATCAGCCAAATTTTCAGACGTCGTGAATAACattcaaaaaaagtatttggtacaaggaataagtttaattttgatattcaatgaaatggcattagttttagtgcaatttctttttttaagttttaactATTTGACatcatatctcactgaaatttcagtcgaaacgacttttattataatcatttgaaaggtctttttaagctctttaaaaagtatttcgtgactttttgttgaaaaatgtaccgttttcccgttatttgaggttaaatgtTCAAATaagtaaaacaaaaactattcaagtatctataacttgctttaggtagaacattaagattttgaaaaatatcttaatttcttcgtttttttatgagcttcatttttgttcatcacacttttttcgataaaacgaataattacagagttatacgaaaaaaactattgaaaaaagcgatttttttaacgaaaaatcaattgcgaataactcaaaaactatcgATCTGACGAAAAAACTTTATACGACATTTATTACTTTAAATTAGCTAATCTTTCGATTTCCgtcaaaatttccaataaatgCCGCATTAAATAATTCGTAAGCGAAATGCTTGAATACCTGGCCTAAAATTAAACGTCAATTCTATTCAATATTAAAGTAACCGCGGAACAGGACGTATCCGTGTTGTGACATCACGACGGGTGGTTACGTGGATAGTAAATCAAAATAGTTTAGTATACGTCGTCTCAAACCCGTAACGCGTCTACAAATAAATTCCCCTGCTTTTAACACGGTTCAAATTTTCCGAACGAAAAACCAGAATTGTCAACGTCGAGTTATCCCCACGATATTTATGTCTACGGAAATACCGtgaatcataataaatatttcttgtaaTAAACGATAATTCAATGTGATTGTGAAATGTCGAACTTGCTattaaaatggttttattatacagtgtgttgTAGAATTCCTGGAGCAGCCTTATTAACATATATTTCCATAGTTTTCCTATTCCTCGTCATTTTCCACGTTTCTTTCTCCAATTAAACTATAGATCGATCGATCCAACGTTGATCTATTGATTCGAAACGTAGCATCTTTAAAAAGTGTTGTCTACATCTTGTTCTATCCgattttgtttgaatttcaCAGGCCGAAACAATATTTACAAGTTATCAAACATTGTACTACGCCAAGTGTTAAATCAGTATTGTATCGTGGATGTTTCATCACCTCGATTCTAAACAGATCAACGCCAGGTATCTTCTTAATGTCCACTTTGGACAATCAACTGCACGATTCCCATCTTCGCTGGTACTTTGGTTACAATAGAATCAGTAGAAAACGAACCCAGGTACCACCAGCGACCGACGATTATCAAACTTCCTTGGACCCGAAGCTGATGAAAAGAATTGAACAAGGATTGCTTTGGTATCTGCTGGAGAGCAAAGCTTCGAACCCCATGGTGGGTAATAGCCATCGGGAAAAGTAGCGTTGGGGAATCCAAGTCCTTTTTGAACTACAACCGCAGCTCCTTGGAATCTGGTTGCTTGTAATAGCAGCTCTAATTGATTCTAAAGCTCAATATGAACACGAGATCGATAGCGAATCAGTACTGTGAGGGAAAATTGAAAACTGGTACTTTGGTTACAATAGAATCAGTAGAAAACGAACCCAGGTACCACCAGCGACCGACGATTATCAAACTTCCTTGGACCCGAAGCCGATGAAAAGAATTTAACAAGGATTGCTTTGGTATCTGCTGGAGAACAAAGCTTCGAACCCCATGGTGGGTAATAGCCATCGGGAAAAGTAGCGTTGGGGAATCCAAGTCCTTTTTGAACTACAACCGCAGCTCCTTGGAATCTGGTTGCTTGTAATAGCAGCTCTAATTGATTCTAAAGCTCAATATGAACACGAGATCGATAGCGAATCAGTACTGTGAGGGAAAATTGAAAACTGGTACTTTGGTTACAATAGAATCAGTAGAAAACGAACCCAGGTACCACCAGCGACCGACGATTATCAAACTTCCTTGGACCCGAAGCTGATGAAAAGAATTGAACAAGGATTGCTTTGGTATCTGCTGGAGAACAAAGCTTCGAACCCCATGGTGGGTAATAGCCATCGGAAAAAGTAGTTTTAGGGAATCCGAATCCTTCTTGAACTACAACCGCAGCTCCTTAGAATCTGGTTGCTTGTAATAGCAGCTCTAATTGATTCTAAAGCTCAATATGAACACGAGATCGATAGCGATTCAGTACCGTGAGGGAAAATTGAAAACTGGTACTTTGGTTACAATAGAATCAGTAGAAAACGAACCCAGGTACCACCAGCGACCGACGATTATCAAACTTCCTTGGACCCGAAGCTGATGAAAAGAATTGAACAAGGATTGCTTTGGTATCTGCTGGAGAACAAAGCTTCGAACCCCATGGTGGGTAATAGCCATCGGAAAAAGTAGTTTTAGGGAATCCGAATCCTTCTTGAACTACAACCGCAGCTCCTTAGAATCTGGTTGCTTGTAATAGCAGCTCTAATCGATTCTAAAGCTCAATATGAACACGAGATCGATAGCGATTCAGTACCGTGagggaaaattgaaaaaaaaacttcgaaGAAAGAGTTTAAGGGGTACTTCTCGTCCAGTAGGACGTCGTCTAAATCGTCGGGGTGTAGACTGCAAAAACTTACCCGGAGTAATATCACCGACGACTCCCAAATCCACTTCGTTGGTAACGCTTTTATTGGTCAAATCATATTGGCAGGTAACTGCCAATCCCAAATCGCTACTGGTTACGATTTTATCGTGATGTTGAATGACGACGTCGTTGATGTATCTTCCCAAACCGTTTTTCCTAACGTTACATTCTAAATTGTCGTAGGGCATGTTGAGTTCGAATTCCAGACTGTTGTTAACGTCTCTGACGCACGAATTCGGGCTGCCCTTAGCGTAGATTTTACCGTCGAAGAGTTTACTGGTTTGGATACGCGCTATCATGTCTCCGGATCTGCAATCGATGCTGACGTTGTAGCAGGAACTTAATTCGTATGTAGCTGCTTCCGGTACTTCTAAGTAAGGTTCCTATAAAAGAAATTTGGTTTAAATCACTGGTTGTTGGATAAGCGCTCCGATCCGATCGGAAACAATGGCTACTGCTTACTTTTTCAGTCTTCTTTGGTTATTAGGATTCCGGGAGAGGTCATGACTTCTCAGTTAGGTTATTTAAGGGATAATCGGATTGAAGACAGTACCAAGATTGAATATACACAGGAAACTGAGcaaatattgtattttgtaGGCTGCAAAACTGACCAAATCTTCATTTTTACCAATATCAACACCATAACCACCAGGTTGGACTTGGTTTTGATGATAGAAGCTTTTACCGTAAGAAAATGATCACTGGAAGAGGCTACACAGACTgcgattataaaaaaaattgagttgtaACGAGGACGAGTACAATTATGTGCGGTTTGGTTTACGACGAAGCTACAGGTACTGTGATAAATCCTCTAAAACATATTCTGATGTTAACAACTTACTGATTGgatcaaaaatgataaaagatgataaaaacCTTTGGAATTTCAGTTGTGGAATACCTAGCAAGcatttaaatcaattgaaaatgattCGACAGGTTTATGCTTGGTGATTTCTAGCTGGAGTCGTCTACGCAAAATtacaatttgatttatatttccGGAGTTCGTTACCTGGATATCGGATAGAGTTGCTCTGGAATGATGGCTCAATCTGCATACCATTTCGCCGGTATCGCCGTAATCGTACGAATGACATCTGTAAGGACTGTTCAAACACAATTCCCTGCATTCGTCCGCCGATCCGACGTCTTGGTAAACGGAATCAACGGTTTTCAAAATACGACcggataattttttgaattcgCATAATTTGGTGGGTTCGTCTATGCAATTGTTCTCCATGTATTCGTAATCGTCCGATGGTTGGAACGCAGTACTACCAGCTACCGTCATACGGTCCATTTTCGATAGTTCGCATATTCCGGAAACGTTGTTGTAATTGGCCGATCTGAAACAAGAACATGACGTGAGTTGATGTCGATTAGCTCCAAGTGAGGGGTGGTTACTCAAGGAAACATCAATAAAGTCCacgaattggttatatctaatcgtaaattgaaatggCGTCAGATGGCTGAGGTTGTAAAGATTTCAGAAGACGCAGTGCTTCAACATTtcaccatgagaaagcttttactcacagtcgatgaTTTAGAGCGGTGTTTGGACAAAACAATCATCATCTGAgcggactgcagccggtgaatcaggttcgaagcgtccaaagacccaaggaaggttatggcttcagtattttgggatgcgcatggtaTATTGGGAGaaaccatcaatagtgaataTTACATAGAATTTTTGGATGGTTTGAATGctaaaatcaaggaaaaaccgACTAATATGTCCATtttttcaccaagacaatgaaTCGATTCACAAGTCAACTTCAAATTGCCTCCTCATCCAATGTCtggtccagatctggccccagTGACTATTGGCTATTCGCTAAACTCAAACAATGTTCGCTGGtgagaaattcagctcaaaagTGGAATAAATAGCTGAAACTTGAAGTCTATTTTGAGGCCAAAGATAAATCTTTCAACAGGCACGGCATTTAGAAGTTAGAAGTGTATTGGAaagattgtattgctcttgaaggagattccaataaaatcaaatgtGTTTTCTTAGTTGGCCATAGATGTTAACACTTTTTAACCAGTAAATTTTGGTAAACTCGGAAGTAAGAACCTTGAAACTGCCACCTCTACATTTTAATTGCTAGATTGCTCTGTTTTGGACTTCATTAGAAAATGATCTACGTACTGGAGGTCTTGTGATTAAAGAATTAAATTGAGAATTCATAGGgacaaaaacaaacttttgCAACTTCTGATCGGAGGgaaaatcgaaggaaaacgtTGTCCTGGCAGACGATAGGCTTCATGGTTGAAGTATATTCGCGAGTGGATCGGTTTGGACGCTAATAAGAAGGACCAGAGACAGAAATGACTCTGCTGGGGGTAATAGTTAGAAGAAGACACCCAAAAAAGGAGAAAATCGAGGGAAAACGTGGTCATGGCAGACGATAGGCTTCATGGTTGAAGTATATTCGGGAGTGGATCGGTTTGGACGCTAATAAAAAGGACCAGAGACAGAAATGACTCTGCTGGGGGTAATAGTTAGAAGAAGACACCCAAAAAGGAGAAAATCGAGGGAAAACGTGGTCCTGGCAGAAGATAGGCTTCATGGTTGAAGTATATTCGGGAGTGGATCGGTTTGGACGCTAATAAGAAGGACCAGAGACAGAAATGACTCTGCTGGGGGTAATAGTT
The sequence above is drawn from the Diorhabda carinulata isolate Delta chromosome 6, icDioCari1.1, whole genome shotgun sequence genome and encodes:
- the LOC130895022 gene encoding uncharacterized protein LOC130895022, which gives rise to MWWILQACLFLSLYGCLSQTVDSETDIVNSPENAAPPPPSPLDDCDPEMIGFELITGNVFSAPGYVLDSIPGTLMLTDCLETCQGNESCQSINYETGLCVLFSSTADALPGALTRSQFPVFTIYAQKSCLGVKPCERAWCIDRVQNHRLIGYVNSQHAVGSRQECLELCLGENEFSCRSANYNNVSGICELSKMDRMTVAGSTAFQPSDDYEYMENNCIDEPTKLCEFKKLSGRILKTVDSVYQDVGSADECRELCLNSPYRCHSYDYGDTGEMVCRLSHHSRATLSDIQEPYLEVPEAATYELSSCYNVSIDCRSGDMIARIQTSKLFDGKIYAKGSPNSCVRDVNNSLEFELNMPYDNLECNVRKNGLGRYINDVVIQHHDKIVTSSDLGLAVTCQYDLTNKSVTNEVDLGVVGDITPALSEEVTVDSPNVAMKITNRNGEDIMQSAEVGDPLALKFEIMDKNSPYEIFVRELVAMDGVDSSEIILIDADGCPTDHFIMGPIYKSASTGKILLSHFDAFKFPSSEVVQFRALVTPCMPTCEPVQCDEEEPNGELRSVISYGKRRRRRSTTSAQEDLLLVQSIQITDKFGFDKNANKTSDSEAVYIQNEGGFCINLAGLIVAATVFLSTQLAVIAAWTFIWQRRKLVNKLDDNLSVSVSLPSQFGSNRADSLCKLYDTNAYNHSRRF